One stretch of Leadbetterella byssophila DSM 17132 DNA includes these proteins:
- a CDS encoding diacylglycerol kinase family protein: protein MDFKRMFRSFRFAGKGLYQLALQENNAKFHLLATVLVLMGGGYFHLNTVEWCLVTFAIVLVWAAEAINTALEVLCDRISTQKDPMIGKVKDLAAGGVLVCAMGAFAVGVFIFGPRILAFFQG, encoded by the coding sequence ATGGATTTTAAGCGAATGTTCAGGAGTTTCCGTTTTGCAGGTAAGGGTTTATACCAACTGGCCTTACAGGAAAACAATGCTAAATTTCACCTTCTAGCTACCGTGTTGGTACTGATGGGGGGCGGGTATTTTCACTTGAATACCGTGGAGTGGTGTTTGGTAACTTTTGCCATCGTTTTGGTTTGGGCTGCGGAGGCTATAAATACTGCTTTGGAGGTTCTATGCGACAGGATTAGTACCCAGAAAGATCCCATGATAGGTAAAGTAAAAGACCTAGCTGCAGGTGGGGTACTAGTCTGCGCTATGGGAGCATTTGCTGTAGGAGTTTTCATCTTTGGACCAAGAATCTTAGCGTTTTTTCAGGGATAA
- a CDS encoding GyrI-like domain-containing protein, protein MKLIGLKLPHPTRNQNGDASRDCGGLWQAFTSENIAQKIPNKKSDNIYTVYYDYVSDHNGDYSYFIGCEVPENTPVPEGLHELYIPEQYYQIITAKGQMPDCIAAAWREIWSTPINRAYGFDLEVYDERSADWSNAEVNIYLSIY, encoded by the coding sequence ATGAAGCTGATTGGATTAAAACTCCCTCATCCTACCCGAAACCAAAACGGAGATGCCTCAAGAGATTGTGGCGGACTTTGGCAGGCATTCACTTCTGAAAATATCGCTCAGAAAATTCCGAATAAAAAGAGTGATAACATTTATACGGTTTACTACGACTACGTATCAGACCACAATGGCGACTATTCCTATTTCATAGGCTGCGAAGTCCCGGAAAACACCCCTGTACCAGAAGGACTACATGAACTGTACATCCCCGAACAATATTACCAAATAATCACTGCCAAAGGACAAATGCCGGATTGTATAGCAGCAGCATGGAGAGAAATTTGGAGTACTCCTATAAATAGAGCTTATGGCTTCGACCTGGAAGTATATGATGAAAGAAGTGCCGACTGGTCAAATGCAGAAGTAAATATCTACCTTTCTATATATTAA
- a CDS encoding GlsB/YeaQ/YmgE family stress response membrane protein, with the protein MNGVLYPIIIGAIAGWLAGEIKRGMGFGLIGNIIVGIIGAVVGNWLFGALGVSLGTGVIANIISAVIGALVILFLVSFIKRT; encoded by the coding sequence ATGAACGGAGTTTTGTATCCTATCATCATTGGAGCGATAGCCGGTTGGCTAGCTGGAGAGATTAAGCGGGGTATGGGATTTGGACTTATTGGAAATATTATTGTCGGCATTATAGGTGCCGTCGTTGGGAACTGGCTCTTTGGGGCTTTGGGAGTTTCTTTAGGAACGGGAGTGATTGCGAATATTATCTCAGCGGTAATAGGAGCTTTGGTGATTCTCTTCCTGGTCAGTTTTATTAAACGAACATAA
- a CDS encoding sigma-54-dependent transcriptional regulator produces MAKILVIDDEKTIRDAIRDILEYEGYEIDEAKDGQQGLEMVTSGKYDIALCDIKMPKLDGLELLQKAREEGVTTQFVMVSAFGNVENAVEATKRGAFDFITKPPDLNRLLVTVRNAIEKSNDTEVIKTLKKRVYKINEIVGESPLIEKVKDTIDKVAPTDARILITGPNGSGKEMVAKQIHEKSNRHKRPLIEVNCAAIPSELIESELFGHEKGAFTSAIKQRLGKFELADNGTLFLDEIGDMSLSAQAKVLRALQENKITRVGGEKEIKINVRIIAATNKDLKKEIAAGNFREDLYHRLNVIPIYVPPLSERREDIPLLAEKFLQDIAEEYGDQLKTFQPAAIEHLKGLPWTGNVRELRNVVERLVIMCGQEITVDEVKLYAGLGL; encoded by the coding sequence ATGGCTAAAATTTTAGTAATTGACGACGAAAAAACCATACGCGATGCCATCAGGGACATATTGGAATACGAAGGGTATGAAATCGACGAAGCCAAAGACGGTCAACAAGGACTGGAAATGGTAACCTCTGGAAAATATGATATTGCACTTTGCGATATCAAAATGCCCAAGTTAGATGGGCTAGAGCTTCTCCAGAAGGCAAGAGAAGAAGGAGTAACGACGCAGTTTGTGATGGTATCTGCCTTTGGAAACGTGGAAAACGCAGTAGAAGCTACTAAAAGAGGTGCGTTTGATTTCATCACTAAGCCGCCTGATCTGAATCGCCTACTCGTCACTGTTCGAAATGCTATCGAAAAAAGTAATGACACTGAGGTTATTAAAACCTTAAAGAAGAGAGTCTACAAAATCAATGAAATCGTAGGCGAGTCTCCTTTGATCGAAAAGGTCAAAGATACGATTGATAAAGTTGCACCAACTGACGCTAGAATCCTGATCACCGGTCCTAACGGCTCCGGAAAGGAAATGGTGGCGAAGCAAATTCATGAAAAATCCAATCGCCATAAAAGACCACTCATAGAAGTCAATTGTGCGGCCATCCCTTCAGAACTCATAGAGTCAGAACTATTTGGTCACGAAAAAGGAGCTTTTACTTCTGCTATCAAACAACGCCTCGGGAAATTTGAACTAGCAGATAATGGCACCCTTTTCCTAGACGAAATTGGAGACATGAGTCTTTCTGCACAAGCCAAAGTATTGCGCGCCCTACAAGAAAACAAGATCACACGTGTAGGTGGAGAAAAAGAGATCAAGATTAACGTGAGAATTATTGCGGCTACAAACAAAGACCTCAAAAAAGAGATAGCAGCCGGTAATTTCAGAGAAGACTTATATCACCGCCTAAATGTCATTCCTATCTATGTTCCACCTTTATCTGAACGTAGGGAAGATATTCCTCTACTGGCAGAGAAGTTCCTGCAGGACATTGCGGAGGAATATGGAGACCAACTAAAAACCTTCCAACCCGCAGCCATAGAACACCTGAAAGGTTTACCATGGACAGGAAACGTTAGAGAATTAAGAAACGTGGTAGAACGGTTAGTGATCATGTGCGGACAAGAGATCACGGTAGATGAAGTTAAGCTTTACGCCGGATTAGGTTTATAA
- a CDS encoding AIR synthase-related protein, with the protein MSERYMQRGVSASKEDVHKAIEKLDKGLYPKAFCKISPDILGGDEEYCNIMHADGAGTKTSLAYLYWKETGDLSVWKGIAQDSIIMNTDDLICVGATGPILMSSSIDRNKQKVPGEVISAIINGSEEVLEMLRQNGIEIYSTGGETADVGDLVQTITVNTTVISRMKRADVISNDQIQAGDVIVGLASFGQATYETEYNGGMGSNGLTSARHDVLGKKYAEKYPESYDGSINADLVYSGSKDLLDPIAVSEDLMVNVGKLILSPTRTYAPIVKELLSALKGKIHGMVHCSGGAQTKVLHFVDKVHVIKDNLFPIPPLFKLIQEESGTSWSEMYKVFNMGHRLEVYLPEELAPKVMEIASSFGVESRIVGRVEASEEKRLTIRSEFGEFTY; encoded by the coding sequence ATGTCAGAGAGATACATGCAGCGGGGAGTGTCCGCTTCGAAAGAGGATGTGCATAAGGCCATCGAGAAGTTAGATAAAGGACTTTATCCTAAAGCATTTTGTAAGATCTCTCCGGATATTCTCGGAGGGGATGAGGAGTATTGTAATATCATGCATGCTGACGGAGCGGGTACAAAGACCTCTCTGGCTTATTTGTATTGGAAAGAAACCGGAGATCTTTCCGTTTGGAAAGGTATTGCACAGGATTCTATCATCATGAATACAGATGATCTGATTTGTGTAGGGGCTACCGGTCCTATCCTGATGTCCTCTTCTATTGATAGAAATAAACAGAAAGTTCCGGGTGAAGTAATTTCAGCTATCATCAACGGCTCTGAGGAAGTGCTTGAGATGTTACGTCAAAACGGAATAGAGATCTACAGTACAGGCGGAGAAACTGCTGACGTAGGTGATTTAGTACAAACCATCACGGTTAATACTACGGTGATTTCTAGGATGAAGCGTGCTGATGTGATTTCTAATGATCAAATACAAGCGGGGGACGTGATCGTAGGATTAGCCTCCTTTGGTCAGGCTACTTATGAGACGGAATACAATGGTGGTATGGGTTCTAACGGATTAACTTCTGCCCGTCACGATGTCTTAGGTAAAAAGTACGCTGAAAAATATCCGGAAAGTTATGATGGAAGCATAAATGCAGATCTTGTTTATTCCGGTTCAAAGGATTTGCTGGATCCTATAGCGGTTAGTGAGGATCTAATGGTAAACGTAGGAAAACTAATCCTTTCTCCTACCCGTACTTATGCTCCAATAGTAAAAGAACTTTTGAGTGCATTAAAAGGAAAGATTCACGGCATGGTGCACTGTAGTGGAGGAGCGCAAACTAAGGTACTTCATTTTGTAGATAAGGTTCATGTGATCAAAGATAACCTTTTCCCTATTCCTCCATTGTTCAAACTGATCCAAGAGGAAAGTGGAACCTCTTGGTCTGAGATGTACAAAGTGTTCAATATGGGACATAGATTAGAAGTATATCTTCCTGAAGAATTAGCTCCAAAAGTGATGGAAATCGCGTCTTCATTTGGTGTGGAGAGTAGAATTGTAGGTAGAGTTGAAGCTTCAGAAGAGAAGAGATTGACTATCCGTTCAGAGTTTGGTGAATTCACCTACTAG
- a CDS encoding acyl-CoA thioesterase has translation MPKAKYVKDSHTIMTEMVLPNDTNTLSNLMGGNLMRLVDIAGAICAQKHSNRIVVTASVDHVSFVNPIPLGNVITLEAKITRAFNTSMEVVVDVYSENIPAGTKKKTNQAFLTFVAVDQSGRPIEVSEAIPETEEEKLQFERALHRRQLRLLMAGRLNPEDTESLKQTFFNSPTTI, from the coding sequence ATGCCTAAAGCAAAATACGTAAAAGACTCCCACACCATTATGACTGAAATGGTATTGCCTAACGATACCAACACCCTCTCCAATCTTATGGGTGGAAACCTCATGCGCTTAGTAGATATAGCCGGAGCCATTTGTGCTCAAAAACATAGCAATAGAATAGTAGTCACCGCTTCAGTGGATCATGTATCCTTTGTAAATCCCATTCCCTTAGGTAACGTCATTACACTTGAAGCTAAGATCACCCGTGCCTTTAATACCTCCATGGAAGTGGTGGTAGATGTGTATTCAGAAAATATACCGGCTGGCACTAAGAAGAAGACAAACCAAGCCTTCTTGACCTTTGTGGCCGTAGATCAAAGTGGCCGCCCCATAGAGGTTTCAGAAGCTATACCAGAAACCGAAGAAGAAAAGCTTCAATTTGAAAGAGCCCTTCATAGAAGGCAATTGAGGTTATTGATGGCCGGGCGACTAAACCCTGAGGACACAGAATCCTTGAAACAGACTTTTTTTAATTCTCCCACTACCATCTAA
- a CDS encoding TonB-dependent receptor, whose amino-acid sequence MKRLLFFLLLSTYAQAQLDTLHTLPEFTVKGYESKKKSIITAASIHAIGTAEIQRYALSDPLPLFNAYPGVRLEERSPGSYRLALRGSSLRSPYGVRNVKIYFNGIPLTDANGTSYLNLMDFNTLGQIEIMKGPTGSTFGAGNGGVVQLNTSSTTHGHEIKAGVQLGDYNTLNYSAQYQYGSDQYQITAAYSSRSSDGYRDHSNSKGQNLTLAGSYRPNKKHQLNLSFVYASTDYQTPGGLTLAQMQDNRKASRPATPTLPSSKQQQAGIIQDFLLAGLQHHWDVGSGFTWSNSLFLSSNDLQNPFITSYEFREERTGGYRSVLEKKIKDWTWTLGSEGIFTSSTFDVKQNNLGTPGVQQYFTDLDARQLTHFLQGQYVLLEKTFITAGISYNTQYYHNITAPLDVEGRPGTPWTPRFSILHALTPGKSIYYSFTQGYSPPTAQEMTANYEYNKNLGLAAEKGIGHELGIKARWTRHLQSELSLYHQNIKDALVRMVTEDGGEYFLNTGEIIQRGIEWSNRFNGKLGKNLFLEAYANANFNKYTFADFVNEGVDLKGNKLPGIPDTEIALGIRMNHRSGIFLNSDFGRQSSMFLTNKNEAKTEPFWTSRARIGWQGKISPSLSLQVFGGVDNLLNKEYALGYDFNAVGNRFYNPSPTRNWNGGAYLKFRI is encoded by the coding sequence ATGAAACGATTACTTTTTTTCTTGCTCCTATCCACCTATGCCCAAGCGCAATTGGACACCCTACATACTCTACCGGAATTTACCGTAAAAGGATACGAAAGCAAAAAAAAGTCAATAATCACTGCAGCCAGTATACACGCCATAGGAACCGCAGAAATACAGCGTTATGCCCTTTCTGACCCATTGCCTTTATTTAATGCTTATCCCGGAGTTCGATTAGAGGAACGTTCCCCAGGTAGCTATCGATTAGCCCTACGTGGCTCCTCGCTTCGTTCTCCATACGGAGTAAGAAACGTGAAAATCTATTTTAACGGGATCCCGCTTACGGATGCTAACGGCACTTCCTATCTCAACCTGATGGACTTTAATACTTTGGGACAAATTGAAATCATGAAAGGCCCCACAGGTTCCACGTTCGGTGCTGGAAACGGAGGTGTAGTTCAGTTAAATACCTCTAGTACTACTCATGGGCATGAAATCAAAGCAGGTGTACAGTTGGGAGACTACAATACTCTTAATTATTCTGCCCAATACCAATACGGCTCTGATCAATACCAAATCACAGCAGCTTATTCCAGTAGGTCAAGCGACGGGTACCGCGACCATTCCAACAGCAAAGGGCAAAACCTCACCCTTGCAGGGAGCTACAGACCGAACAAAAAGCACCAATTAAATCTCTCATTTGTATATGCCTCCACAGACTACCAAACGCCGGGAGGATTGACTTTGGCACAAATGCAAGATAACAGAAAAGCCTCCAGACCGGCCACACCTACCCTCCCTTCTTCTAAGCAACAACAGGCAGGGATCATTCAGGATTTCCTATTGGCAGGATTGCAGCATCATTGGGATGTAGGATCAGGCTTTACCTGGAGTAATAGCCTCTTTCTATCCTCTAACGACTTACAAAACCCATTCATCACCAGCTATGAATTCAGAGAAGAAAGAACAGGAGGTTATAGATCTGTACTAGAAAAGAAGATCAAGGATTGGACCTGGACCTTGGGTTCAGAAGGAATCTTCACTTCCTCTACCTTTGATGTTAAACAAAATAATTTAGGCACGCCGGGCGTCCAACAATATTTCACCGATCTGGACGCACGCCAACTCACCCACTTCCTACAGGGACAGTATGTTCTACTAGAAAAGACCTTCATAACCGCCGGAATTAGCTATAATACCCAGTATTACCATAATATAACTGCCCCCCTTGATGTAGAGGGAAGACCCGGTACTCCATGGACACCCAGATTTTCCATCTTACATGCTTTAACACCTGGGAAAAGCATATACTACAGCTTCACTCAAGGCTATTCCCCTCCAACCGCCCAGGAGATGACGGCCAATTACGAATACAATAAGAATCTGGGCCTCGCAGCGGAAAAAGGTATAGGACATGAGTTGGGAATCAAGGCCAGATGGACACGCCATCTCCAGTCGGAACTAAGTCTATACCATCAAAATATCAAAGACGCCCTCGTTAGAATGGTGACTGAAGACGGAGGAGAGTATTTTTTGAACACAGGAGAAATAATTCAAAGGGGAATAGAGTGGAGCAACCGCTTTAATGGAAAATTGGGAAAAAATCTCTTTCTGGAGGCATATGCCAATGCTAACTTCAATAAATATACCTTTGCCGATTTTGTAAACGAAGGAGTGGATTTAAAAGGCAACAAACTACCGGGTATCCCAGACACTGAAATAGCTTTGGGAATACGTATGAATCACCGTTCCGGAATATTCCTTAACTCGGATTTCGGAAGACAGAGCTCAATGTTTCTGACCAACAAAAATGAGGCTAAAACAGAACCTTTCTGGACCAGTAGGGCCCGTATAGGTTGGCAAGGAAAAATAAGCCCAAGCCTTAGTTTACAAGTATTTGGTGGAGTGGATAATTTATTGAATAAAGAGTATGCTTTAGGTTATGATTTCAATGCAGTGGGGAATAGATTTTACAACCCCTCTCCCACGCGGAACTGGAACGGAGGAGCATACCTAAAATTTAGAATCTAA
- a CDS encoding VOC family protein — MKLIGIDTLIIRVTDLSQSKKWYTEKLGFEIIYETDQLLTLDTSCPVSITLWVTDEPISPNPKTSTYPIFKTDNAEETYQHFLKLNIPVGELKKEEEVCYFNFYDPDGNILEVCQVL, encoded by the coding sequence ATGAAGCTTATAGGCATTGACACCCTGATTATTCGAGTGACTGATCTGTCTCAATCCAAAAAATGGTACACGGAAAAACTGGGATTTGAAATCATTTATGAAACGGATCAACTCCTGACTCTTGACACCTCCTGTCCTGTCAGTATCACCCTATGGGTGACAGATGAGCCCATTAGCCCTAATCCCAAAACTTCCACTTATCCCATATTCAAGACAGATAACGCAGAAGAAACGTACCAGCACTTCCTGAAACTGAACATACCAGTAGGAGAACTGAAAAAGGAAGAAGAAGTATGCTACTTCAACTTCTACGACCCTGACGGAAACATCCTGGAAGTGTGCCAAGTGCTTTAA